From Thermodesulfobacteriota bacterium:
GCGTACAGGCCGTCGACCTCGAAGACAGGATAAGCGGTAGGGCGGTGCCGCCCCGGTACGCGAACTCGCCGCTCAGGTATTCCTTTAAGAGACTCTCGTATATGAACAAGAAGAGGAAGGTCGACGATATATACAAATTAAAGACCTATAAGATAGCCACTTCCAGGAACATCCAGAGGGAGATAGAAAAGAGATATTCGCAGAACTGTTATTTAGTCCCGTACGGTGTGAACGGGGAAGCGTTTCATCCCGGTGGCGGCCCGATGGGTTTTGAAAGAGGCCCGTTCAACCTTATCTCCGTGGCCCCGTACGATGTTACGTTCAAGGGGGTGCCGGACGTGATCGAGGCCGTGGCCATCCTTAAGGCGAAAGGCGTGGACGTGAAACTCACGAGGGTCTCTTATACGCCCGAGACGGAGATAGAGAAAAAGAGTGGAGTGGTGGACAGGTACCTCAAAGACCTCTCCGAGGACGAGATGGGGGAGCTTTACAGGGAAGGCCACATGCTGCTCGCCCCGTCGCTCGAAGGCGAGGGCTTCGGCCTGCCCGCGCTTGAGGCCATGAACTCGGGCATCCCGTGCGTGCTCACCGAGGTCGGCTCGTACATGAACTTCGACGAGACACGCGACTACGCCTGCTTCGTGCCCGTCCGCTCACCCGTGGCCATAGCCGACGGGGTGGAGAGGATTATGAAGGACGGGGTATTCAGGGAGGGCATTATAAGGGGTGGGCTAAGGGTGGCGGAGAAGTACTCTCTCGAAAATACCGGCAGGGTGCTCGAAGAGGTTCTTGCCGAAATTCTCGGAAAGGAGCGCGCCCTGAAGGAGAAGCGGCCTTGAAGAGAAAAGAGGTCTTCCCGGATTTTTTCATTCTCGGGGCTATAAAGTGCGGGACCACGTCGCTCTACGCGTGGCTGCGTCAGCATCCGGAAATCTTCATGTCCGACCCCAAGGAGCCGAGGTTTTTCGAGAAGGAGTATAAGAAGGGGCTCGACTTCTACTGGGAGGAGTACTTCGGCGGGTGGAACGGGGAAAGGCTCACGGGCGACGCCAGGGTGGGGAACCTCTACTTCCCTTACGTCCCGGAGCGGATACATTCGGTTAACCCGGACGCGCGCTTTATACTTTCGCTCCGGAACCCCATAGATAGGGCCCTCTCCCACTGGTGGATGCACTACCGGCGCAGGAGAGACGCGCTTCTTTTCGAGGACGCAGTAAAAAAGGACTACGGGCGCATAAGTAAGGGCCTTACGATGAGTACGCCCGAGGAGATAGAGGCCTATGAAAAAAAGGTTACGGAGAGGCTGGAGGACCCCTACAGGCTGTACATAGACGCCGGATACTACGCCGAGCAGATAGAGCGCTACCTGAGATTTTTCCCGCGGGAGAGGTTCAAGATAATACTTTTCGAGGACCTCTGTGCAGACTCGGAGGCCGTCACCACGGAGGCCTGCGAGTTCCTCGGGGTGGACCCAGGCGAGTGCGAGGACTTCGACTACTCCATGGAGAACACGGGAAAACCCCTTAAGCGGAAACGCGTGTTCCGGGAGTTCGTAAAGAGGTTTTCCATGAATGCGGTAAAGGACGTCATGAGTTCCGGCCTTGAAGCCTTTCGTGGTAAGCCGCGGATAGAGCCGGAGACGCGGAAATGGCTCGCCGAGCACTACCGGCCCCATAATAAACGGCTTGAAGGGATTATAGGGAAAAAGCTCGACCACTGGGGGTGAGATAAATGGTTCGAGAGGAAGGAGTAGATTTGAAAAGGAAGGAAGTGTTCCCCGATTTCCTCATGCCCGGCGCGCAGAAGTGCGGGACGACGTCGCTGCATGCGTGGCTGGGCCGGCATCCGGAAATACTCATGTCCGACCCGAAGTCGCCGGACTTTTTGGAGGATGACGAGGAGTACGAAAAGGGGCTCGATTTTTACTGGGAGAAGTACTTCAATAAATGGCAGGGAGAAAAGCTTCTCGGCGAGAGCAATATCCGCAACCTCTACCACTACTACGTTCCGGAGCGCATATTTTCCATAAACCCGGAGGCGCGGTTTTTGATACCCGTAAGGAACCCCGTAGACAGGGCCCTGTCGCACTGGTGGATGTACTATCGCCGGGGCTGGGAACAGTTGAGCTTCGAGGACGGAATAACGGCCGACTATGAGCGTATCCGGAACGGAGTCGATTTTAGAGACCCCGAAAGGAGGGCAAACTATGAAAGGGAGTTCCATCCAAGGGCGTCCGGCGTGTGTAAGGTTTTCAGGACATACCTCGACTGCGGTTATTACGCCCAACAGATGGAATACTACCTTAAGTTTTTTCCCGCCGAGAGGTTAAAGGTGCTGATGTTCGAGGATATATGCGAGAGGCCCGAGGCCGTCATGAGGGAGGTTTGCGAATTCCTGGGTGCCGACCCGGAAGAGTGCGGCGGGCTGGACCATTCCCCGGAGAACCCGGCGAGGCCCATGAGGTGGCGGCGCGCCCTTTCAACGAACGGCCGGTTGCTGCTGAAAAATATCTTCTCGAAAGACGACAGGGCTTCCGTTGTTAAGGGGCTCTCCGGTATACGGAAGAGTCCGGCGATGGGGCTCGAGACGCGCCGGTGGCTCGTCGAGCACTTCAAGCCCCACAATAAACGGCTTGAAGAGATTATAGGGAAGAAGCTCGACCACTGGGTGTGAGGGACTATTAAGGCGACCCGTTAGAATTGGCCGCTCTCGGAAAAAGGTAAGGATAAGGATATTGGATGGGTGGTTTTTTCAAAAGCACGATAGAACTCCTGCCCGACCCGCTGCGCGAGCGGATGGTAAAGGGGCTTGTGGGGATAGCGAGGAGGGACGGTACCGGTATTACCCCGCGAAAAAAGTATATACGGAAGCTCTTGCGCTACCTGCCTCCGCGGGATATGCGTGTTGTGCTGGAGAATGTGTACGGGTTCCGGATGGAGCTAAGTCCGTATAGTACTATCGAGAAGGACGTGATGGTGGATAGTGTTTTCGAACTCAGGAATTCGGAACTTATACGCTCGGCGCTTTTCGAAAAGCCCGAGGGTGCGGTCTTTCTCGACCTCGGGGCTAACGTGGGTTACTTCTCTCTTCTTGCGGCCGGGGTGCTGGCTCCAAGGAAGGGAAGGGTCGTGGCGATAGAGCCCGTGCCCCCGAGCCTTGAGAGGCTTCGCAGGAACGTATCGCTTAACGAAGACCTGAAGGGTATCATAACCGTTAAGGGTGTGGCCGTCTCCGACAGCAGGAAGACTTTGACGCTGTCGATGCCGGTCTCTACCCGGGGCTTTGCCACCTTCTCGGCGGCACACAGGGGCGGCGAGTCTATAAGTTTCGACGTGCCGGCGGATACCCTTGACGGGTGCATAGACGGGGAGACCGCCGGGAAGGTGGCCTTTATAAAGATGGACATAGAAGGCGCCGAGACGCTGGCGATTAAAGGGATGGAGTGTGTTCTTGAAAATGGCCCCGATGTCCTGCTTTCGCTCCATCCCCTGGAATTGGCTGAACTTGGGGGCACGGTATCGGCTATTCTCGGATATTTTTCTAATAAGGGCTACACCCTATACGCGATAGAGGGAGGGGGTTTAAAACCTTTTAAGGAAAGCTCCGTGATAACGTATACGGATGTTTTCATGCGCCGGGACGGCGGGTGTTGAAAAAGGCCGCGGGTGGTTTCCATGCCTATGGACATGTCGATAATAATCATAAGCTGGAACGCGCAAGAGATGCTCCTTAAGTGCCTCGGGTCGGTTTACGGGACCGTCGTGGGGGATAACTTCGAGGTGTGGGTGGTCGATAACGGCAGCACCGACGGAAGCCCGGAGGCGGTAAAGAAAAATTTTCCAGATGTAAAATTGATAGAGAACGATGTGAATCTCGGCTTTGCCGGGGCGGTCAACCTGGCGCTCAAGCGGGCTGCGGGCCGCCACATTGTACTCTTGAACAGCGACACCGTCCTCACCTCCGGTTCCCTCGAGACCCTCACGCGCTTTATGGACGAGAACCCTGACGTCGGCGTATGCGGACCGCAACTCCTGAACGTTGACGGCACCAAACAGAACTCCATTGCCAACATACCCACCCTCGCTACCGAGCTCTTGAATAAGAGCCTCCTTCGCCGTCTCTTCCCGGAGAGCTATCCCGGAAAGGAGCATAATATAGAGGAGCCCGTGGAGGTGGAGTCCGTCATAGGCGCCTGCATGGCCGTAAGGAAGGAGACCATAGACGGGGTCGGCCCGCTGGACGAGAGGTTTTTCTTTTTCCTCGAAGAGACCGACTGGTGCAAGAGGATGAGGGAGGGGGGCTGGCGGGTCTTCTTCCATCCCGGCGCGGAGGTATACCACGCCGGGGGCGGGAGCGCGGAGAGGGTGAACACCCGCGCCAGGGTCGAGTACTGGCGCTCACGGTACGAATTTTTTGAAAAGCACGGGAGCGCCCCGGAGAGGATGGCGCTCCGGGGCGGACTTCTCGTAAAACTTTTTCTCGGCACCTTTCTCAGTCTTCTACATAACGTCGTTACCCTCTTTACCTCGGTCACGGCGCGGCGGAGACTCAAGCTCTACTCCACCCTCATAGGGTGGCACCTTGCCGGGTGCCCGGCGGCGTGGGGGTTGGGCACGGCGTCGCAAGAGGACAGGTGAAGGGGGCGGGCATTATAGCGCGGCGATGGTCTGACGCGGCGGTGGATATTTCAAAGAACCTCTCCACCTTCCAGTGGCTCCTGCTCCTTACGGCCGTGGGGTTCTCTATCAGGTTATACCTCCTCCTTGCCGCGGTCGCCATCTCCACGGACACCTTCGATTACGTCCAGATGGCCATGGGGTTCAAAGAGGGCGATTGGCTGGAAGGGCTGAACTGGAAGAGGCGTCCGCTCTACCCCGTTCTCTTAAACCTCGTCTATCCGGTGTTCCACGACTACGAACTTGCCGGGCGGGCGATCTCGCTCTTCTTCGGCACCCTCGTAATACCGCTCTGCTTTTATCTGGCAAACCTTGTCTATGAAGAGAGGACGGGGCTTTACGCCGCCTTTATGGTTACGGTCCACCCGTATATGATGCGTTACGCGGCGGAGCCGTTGACCGAGGGGCTCTACTACTCATGGTGGTGCTGTGCGGCTTCAAGGCCGTCTTTACCGGGAGGGCGGGGTGGATAGCCCTTGCCGCCCTCTTCTCCGTTACTGCCTCCCTGACAAGGCCCGGCGGCATCGTCTTATGGACTATCATCTCCGCGTGGGTATTCTTCTATACCTTCCGGGGAGAGGTGTGGAGGGGGGGAAGGAGGGCCGGCTTCGCCCTCTTTGCGCTGGCGCTCCTTTTGCTTATGAGCGTGCCGTACCTCTTCCTTTTCACCGAGGCGGAGGGAACGGCCCTTTCCGGCGACCTCTCTCTCGGCTCGTTAAAGCCGGTGATGGACCTTGCGAAGAGCGAAGGCTACGGGCTAAAGTTCTACCGGCTCTTCGAGCACCTTCCCGAGTCGTTCTCCGTTCCCTTCTTCGTGTTCTTCGTTTACTGGTTCTACAGGCGTATCAGGGAGGGCTTTACCCACACGGAGTACTTCTTCCTGAGTATACTGGTTACCTTCTGGGTCATGTACGGGTTCGTCAACCCGAGCCGGAGGATATTCAGCCATCTCATGCCGGCCGGGATGCCCCTTGCAGCGGCGGGGTTCGTTTATGTCGAGAGGTGGCTCCGGGAACGCGGGAGGGCGGCCGCCGTGCCGCAGCTGATAGCTTTTCTTGTCGTGGCCCAGCTTGTAACGGGCATAACCACGCTCAAGGCGCACCACCTGACGGAGAAGGTCGCCGGTAACTGGCTGCGCGAGAACGGGGGTATAGGGGCGGCCATTCTGTCGAGGAAGCCCATAGTCGTCTTCTATGCCGAAGGCAGGCACGTTACGCTGCGCGCCGGGGAGATGGAAGAGGTCGTGGAGTACGGGAAGGAACGGGGCGCTAAGTACCTGGCCGGCTACAGGCACAGGCTCGCGGAGTACCTATCCGGCTTCGAGGCCGGGGAGGGAAAATACCTCTCCGAGATTAAGAGCTTCAAAGGCGAGAAGGGGCGCGAGTTCGTAATATATAGCTTTCGCTGACCGGGGGACATGTGGTATATAATTTAGTCTGATATGAGAAAACTTCTTAACATAAAGAGGGCCGGGGCCCTGGTCCGCAGGTTCAAAAAGGCGCGCGTGCTCGTCATTGGCGACCTTATAGTGGACCACTTCATCTGGGGCAAGGTGGGCCGCATATCCCCGGAGGCCCCCGTACCAGTGGTGGAGGTCACCGACGAGAGCATCCTCCTCGGTGGGAGCGCCAACGTCGCCGGCAATATCAACAGCCTGGGCGGCGTGTGTGCCGTCGTGGGCGTGGTGGGCGGCGACGGGAACGGCAGGAGACTCGTAAAGAAGCTGAAGGCCGGCGGCATGGCCACCGGCGGCGTGGTGGTGGACCCGAGGAGGCCCACGACCATAAAGACGCGCGTCATAGCACACAGCCAGCAGGTCGTCCGTTTCGACCGGGAGAGCAAGAAGACGCTCGGACCCGCCGTAACGAAAAAGGTCCTCTCGCACATAAAGAAGGCCGTAAGGTCCACGGACGTCGTCCTTATATCCGACTACTCGAAGGGGCTCGTAACGAAGGATCTCGTAGGTGAGGTCGTCGGGCTTTCGAGGCGTCTCAAGAAACCGGTCGTGGTGGACCCCAAGGTCGAGCACTTCGACTACTACTCCGGCGTAACGGCGATTACCCCGAACAACAGGGAGGCCTCCCTTGCCTCGGCTATCGAGATAGCCGACGGCCGGAGCCTTAAGAGGGCGGGGAAGGCGCTTATGGACAGGGTCGACTGCGAGGCGCTCCTTATTACAAGGGGGGAGCACGGGATGAGCCTTTTCGAGAACGGCTCGGAGACCCATATCCCGACCGTGGCCCGGGAGGTCTTCGACGTAAGCGGCGCGGGGGATACGGTGATAGGCGTCTTTGCGCTCGCGCTCGCCTCGGGTGCGAGCTTCAAGGAGGCCGCCGTGCTCGCAAACTTCGCCGCCGGAGTAGTGGTGGGCAAGGTGGGTACGGCAACGGTCGGCCCCAGTGAGCTCCTGGAGGCGGTTACCGAAGGGCTCAAAAAAACGTGCGGGTAAAGAAAGGTGTACGGAAATGTGTAAGAGCATGAGCGGCTACGGCAGGGGCGGCTTTTCCATAGGGGAAGAGGATTTTTCCGTGGAGGTAAAGTCCCTTAACCACCGTTCCCTTGATATAAAGTGCCGCCTGGGCGAGAGGTTCTCCGCCCTTGAGTTCAGGCTGAGGGACGAGCTGAAGAAGAGGGCGTCGAGGGGGTCGTTCTTCGTCTCCGTGACCTCGGAGGGAGGTGGCGCGGGGGAGCTTAAGCCGAACCTTCCTCTCGCTCGAAGCTATATGGACGCCGCGGCCGAGATCAAGAAAGGGCTCGGCATCGAAGGGGACGTGGACCTGCCGCTTATAATGAGGCTTAAGGACGTCTTTACCTCTTCCGGAAGGGAAGACGACCTCGAGGGCGACTGGAGAAACTTTAAGGACGGACTCGGCCGTGCGCTGGACCAACTCCTGGAGATGAGGGGGGCCGAGGGCGCAGCACTCAAGGAGGACGTGGAGGCGAGGCTTGACGCCGTCGAACGGATGGTGGGCGGGATAGAGGCGCACGCCCCGGAGCTTATCGAGGCCTACAGGCAGACCCTTAAAGAGAGGATGGAAGAGCTTATCGGCAAGTGGGGGGGCGGGAACGTCGACGAGGCGAGAATCCTTCAGGAGGCCGCGTTCCTTGCCGAGAGGTCGGACGTCACCGAGGAGATTACGAGACTTAATAGCCACCTGGCGCGTTTCAGGGAGTATCTCGGCCTCGAGGAGCCCGTCGGCAGGAGGTGCGACTTCCTCTGCCAGGAGATCTTGAGGGAGGCCAACACCATCGGCTCGAAGATAAGCGATTCGGATATGGCGCATACCGTGGTGGAGATAAAAGGGGAGCTTGAGAAGATAAGGGAGCAGGTACAGAATATAGAGTGAGTGGAGCCGCCGGAGACGATATAATGGAAGGAACACCTTTTATACTATCCGCCCCCTCGGGTGCGGGGAAGACGACGCTCAGACGGATGGCCGTTGACTTTTTCCCGGATTTAAGGCATTCTGTGTCTTACACCACG
This genomic window contains:
- a CDS encoding glycosyltransferase family 4 protein, with the protein product MTDRMRVNYLIKRCGLTGGVKAMFQHVKLLRDRGHDANIFTMDPYGYSLFGVRPIKVVGLGCRDLPHADVAVATTPKDVLEASSLNEKGVAVCHLSQGVQAVDLEDRISGRAVPPRYANSPLRYSFKRLSYMNKKRKVDDIYKLKTYKIATSRNIQREIEKRYSQNCYLVPYGVNGEAFHPGGGPMGFERGPFNLISVAPYDVTFKGVPDVIEAVAILKAKGVDVKLTRVSYTPETEIEKKSGVVDRYLKDLSEDEMGELYREGHMLLAPSLEGEGFGLPALEAMNSGIPCVLTEVGSYMNFDETRDYACFVPVRSPVAIADGVERIMKDGVFREGIIRGGLRVAEKYSLENTGRVLEEVLAEILGKERALKEKRP
- a CDS encoding sulfotransferase, translating into MKRKEVFPDFFILGAIKCGTTSLYAWLRQHPEIFMSDPKEPRFFEKEYKKGLDFYWEEYFGGWNGERLTGDARVGNLYFPYVPERIHSVNPDARFILSLRNPIDRALSHWWMHYRRRRDALLFEDAVKKDYGRISKGLTMSTPEEIEAYEKKVTERLEDPYRLYIDAGYYAEQIERYLRFFPRERFKIILFEDLCADSEAVTTEACEFLGVDPGECEDFDYSMENTGKPLKRKRVFREFVKRFSMNAVKDVMSSGLEAFRGKPRIEPETRKWLAEHYRPHNKRLEGIIGKKLDHWG
- a CDS encoding sulfotransferase, producing the protein MKRKEVFPDFLMPGAQKCGTTSLHAWLGRHPEILMSDPKSPDFLEDDEEYEKGLDFYWEKYFNKWQGEKLLGESNIRNLYHYYVPERIFSINPEARFLIPVRNPVDRALSHWWMYYRRGWEQLSFEDGITADYERIRNGVDFRDPERRANYEREFHPRASGVCKVFRTYLDCGYYAQQMEYYLKFFPAERLKVLMFEDICERPEAVMREVCEFLGADPEECGGLDHSPENPARPMRWRRALSTNGRLLLKNIFSKDDRASVVKGLSGIRKSPAMGLETRRWLVEHFKPHNKRLEEIIGKKLDHWV
- a CDS encoding FkbM family methyltransferase, yielding MGGFFKSTIELLPDPLRERMVKGLVGIARRDGTGITPRKKYIRKLLRYLPPRDMRVVLENVYGFRMELSPYSTIEKDVMVDSVFELRNSELIRSALFEKPEGAVFLDLGANVGYFSLLAAGVLAPRKGRVVAIEPVPPSLERLRRNVSLNEDLKGIITVKGVAVSDSRKTLTLSMPVSTRGFATFSAAHRGGESISFDVPADTLDGCIDGETAGKVAFIKMDIEGAETLAIKGMECVLENGPDVLLSLHPLELAELGGTVSAILGYFSNKGYTLYAIEGGGLKPFKESSVITYTDVFMRRDGGC
- a CDS encoding glycosyltransferase family 2 protein; amino-acid sequence: MDMSIIIISWNAQEMLLKCLGSVYGTVVGDNFEVWVVDNGSTDGSPEAVKKNFPDVKLIENDVNLGFAGAVNLALKRAAGRHIVLLNSDTVLTSGSLETLTRFMDENPDVGVCGPQLLNVDGTKQNSIANIPTLATELLNKSLLRRLFPESYPGKEHNIEEPVEVESVIGACMAVRKETIDGVGPLDERFFFFLEETDWCKRMREGGWRVFFHPGAEVYHAGGGSAERVNTRARVEYWRSRYEFFEKHGSAPERMALRGGLLVKLFLGTFLSLLHNVVTLFTSVTARRRLKLYSTLIGWHLAGCPAAWGLGTASQEDR
- a CDS encoding glycosyltransferase family 39 protein, which produces MKGAGIIARRWSDAAVDISKNLSTFQWLLLLTAVGFSIRLYLLLAAVAISTDTFDYVQMAMGFKEGDWLEGLNWKRRPLYPVLLNLVYPVFHDYELAGRAISLFFGTLVIPLCFYLANLVYEERTGLYAAFMVTVHPYMMRYAAEPLTEGLYYSWWCCAASRPSLPGGRGG
- the rfaE1 gene encoding D-glycero-beta-D-manno-heptose-7-phosphate kinase, which translates into the protein MRKLLNIKRAGALVRRFKKARVLVIGDLIVDHFIWGKVGRISPEAPVPVVEVTDESILLGGSANVAGNINSLGGVCAVVGVVGGDGNGRRLVKKLKAGGMATGGVVVDPRRPTTIKTRVIAHSQQVVRFDRESKKTLGPAVTKKVLSHIKKAVRSTDVVLISDYSKGLVTKDLVGEVVGLSRRLKKPVVVDPKVEHFDYYSGVTAITPNNREASLASAIEIADGRSLKRAGKALMDRVDCEALLITRGEHGMSLFENGSETHIPTVAREVFDVSGAGDTVIGVFALALASGASFKEAAVLANFAAGVVVGKVGTATVGPSELLEAVTEGLKKTCG
- a CDS encoding YicC/YloC family endoribonuclease, encoding MCKSMSGYGRGGFSIGEEDFSVEVKSLNHRSLDIKCRLGERFSALEFRLRDELKKRASRGSFFVSVTSEGGGAGELKPNLPLARSYMDAAAEIKKGLGIEGDVDLPLIMRLKDVFTSSGREDDLEGDWRNFKDGLGRALDQLLEMRGAEGAALKEDVEARLDAVERMVGGIEAHAPELIEAYRQTLKERMEELIGKWGGGNVDEARILQEAAFLAERSDVTEEITRLNSHLARFREYLGLEEPVGRRCDFLCQEILREANTIGSKISDSDMAHTVVEIKGELEKIREQVQNIE